The Streptomyces sp. NL15-2K genome contains a region encoding:
- a CDS encoding APC family permease yields the protein MATTEHPPTSRLRSWMLEGLSDMGKGGGHQGPHAAPEPAHKGQRWWRVMCLTGVDYFSTLGYQPGIAALAAGLLSPIATIVLVIVTLAGALPVYRRVAEESPHGEGSIAMLERLLSFWKGKLFVLTLLGFAATDFLITITLSAADASTHLVENPHLTSTLHDQRLLITLVLVALLGAVFLKGFLEAIGVAVALVGLYLALNVAVVIVGLWHVVTAGHVITDWSSALTAEHGNVFVMIGVALIVFPKLALGLSGFETGVAVMPHVKGDPGDTEEKPVGRIRDTKKLLTAAALIMSVFLIATSFITTLLIPEKEFEPGGNANGRALAYLAHNYLGNAFGTVYDVSTIAILWFAGASAMAGLLNLMPRYLPRYGMAPHWARAVRPMVIVFTLVAFLVTWIFDADVDAQGGAYATGVLVLISSAAIAVTIAARKAGQRTWTVAFAVISAVFLYTTVVNVIERPDGVKIGACFIAGIILLSLLSRLARAFELRVTSVTLDDMAERFIRDMASRKIRFIANEPDQRDQAEYRDKIEQIQQDNDIPGEDFVFVEVTVLDPSEFEAGLTVRGEVLHHRYRVLTLESSSIPNALAALLLHVRDTTGRTPHIYFEWTEGNPFANFLRFFLFGQGEVAPVTREVLREAEPDRVRRPRVHTG from the coding sequence ATGGCCACCACCGAACACCCCCCGACCAGTCGCCTGCGCTCATGGATGCTGGAGGGCCTGTCCGACATGGGGAAAGGCGGCGGCCACCAGGGACCACACGCCGCACCGGAACCCGCGCACAAGGGCCAGCGGTGGTGGCGGGTCATGTGCCTGACCGGTGTCGACTACTTCTCCACCCTCGGCTACCAGCCGGGCATCGCGGCCCTCGCAGCCGGCCTGCTGTCACCCATAGCGACCATCGTGCTGGTGATCGTCACCCTGGCGGGCGCCCTGCCCGTGTACCGGCGCGTGGCCGAGGAGAGCCCTCACGGCGAGGGTTCGATCGCGATGCTGGAGCGGCTGCTGTCCTTCTGGAAGGGCAAGCTGTTCGTCCTCACCCTGCTCGGCTTCGCCGCCACCGACTTCCTGATCACCATCACGCTGTCGGCGGCGGACGCCTCCACCCACCTCGTGGAGAATCCTCACCTCACCAGCACCCTCCACGACCAGCGGTTGCTGATCACCCTCGTCCTCGTGGCGCTGCTCGGCGCGGTCTTCCTCAAGGGCTTCCTGGAGGCGATCGGCGTCGCCGTCGCGCTCGTGGGCCTCTACCTCGCGCTCAACGTCGCCGTGGTGATCGTCGGCCTGTGGCACGTCGTCACCGCGGGCCACGTGATCACCGACTGGTCCAGCGCCCTGACCGCCGAGCACGGCAACGTCTTCGTCATGATCGGCGTGGCCCTGATCGTCTTCCCCAAGCTCGCGCTCGGCCTCTCCGGCTTCGAGACCGGCGTCGCCGTGATGCCGCACGTCAAGGGCGACCCGGGCGACACCGAGGAGAAGCCCGTCGGCCGGATCCGGGACACGAAGAAGCTGCTGACCGCGGCCGCCCTGATCATGAGCGTGTTCCTGATCGCCACCAGCTTCATCACCACCCTCCTGATACCGGAGAAGGAATTCGAACCGGGCGGCAACGCCAACGGCCGCGCGCTGGCCTACCTGGCGCACAACTATCTCGGCAACGCGTTCGGCACGGTCTACGACGTCTCGACGATCGCCATCCTGTGGTTCGCCGGCGCCTCGGCGATGGCCGGGCTGCTCAACCTGATGCCCCGCTACCTGCCCCGCTACGGCATGGCCCCGCACTGGGCCCGCGCCGTGCGCCCCATGGTCATCGTCTTCACCCTCGTCGCCTTCCTGGTCACCTGGATCTTCGACGCGGACGTCGACGCCCAGGGCGGTGCCTACGCGACCGGCGTCCTGGTGCTGATCAGTTCCGCCGCGATCGCGGTGACCATCGCCGCCCGCAAGGCCGGTCAGCGGACCTGGACCGTCGCGTTCGCCGTGATCTCCGCGGTGTTCCTCTACACGACGGTGGTGAACGTCATCGAGCGCCCCGACGGCGTGAAGATCGGCGCCTGCTTCATCGCCGGCATCATCCTGCTCTCCCTGCTGTCCCGGCTGGCCCGCGCCTTCGAGCTGCGCGTGACCAGCGTGACGCTGGACGACATGGCGGAACGTTTCATCAGGGACATGGCCAGCCGCAAGATTCGGTTCATCGCCAACGAGCCCGACCAGCGGGACCAGGCCGAGTACCGCGACAAGATCGAGCAGATCCAGCAGGACAACGACATCCCCGGGGAGGACTTCGTCTTCGTCGAGGTCACCGTCCTCGACCCCTCCGAGTTCGAGGCGGGCCTGACCGTGCGCGGTGAGGTCCTGCACCACCGCTACCGCGTCCTGACCCTGGAGTCCTCCTCCATCCCGAACGCCCTGGCGGCCCTGCTCCTGCACGTCCGCGACACCACCGGCCGCACCCCGCACATCTACTTCGAGTGGACCGAGGGCAACCCCTTCGCCAACTTCCTGCGCTTCTTCCTCTTCGGCCAGGGCGAGGTCGCCCCGGTCACCCGAGAGGTCCTGCGCGAGGCGGAACCGGACCGGGTCCGCCGCCCGCGCGTCCACACGGGCTGA
- a CDS encoding DUF1707 domain-containing protein, which yields MAGELLRTGVSPESELRASHADRDRVVDVLRIAAGDGRLTAEELDERLEAALSARTIGELAALTADLPSVADGGAVEAKGVVRIEQKGASARRGEGWVVPRRMEIRSDWGEVTLDFTEAVITYDTLRIDLDMRGGALRLVTRPGVVVDTDALVTNYAKIKTRRAAVSGAPVVLRVEVTGELSFGQVEVRPPRRGFGRKAMRD from the coding sequence ATGGCCGGAGAACTGTTGCGCACCGGTGTGTCGCCGGAATCGGAGCTACGGGCCTCGCATGCGGACCGGGACCGCGTCGTGGACGTGCTGCGCATCGCCGCGGGAGACGGCCGGCTGACCGCCGAGGAGCTCGACGAGCGCCTGGAAGCCGCTCTGTCCGCGCGCACGATAGGTGAACTGGCCGCTCTGACGGCGGACCTGCCGTCGGTGGCGGACGGGGGTGCGGTCGAGGCCAAGGGCGTCGTCCGGATCGAACAGAAGGGCGCTTCGGCACGGCGCGGCGAGGGCTGGGTGGTGCCGCGGCGGATGGAGATCCGCTCCGACTGGGGCGAGGTCACGCTCGACTTCACCGAGGCCGTGATCACGTACGACACCCTGCGCATCGACCTCGACATGCGCGGCGGCGCCCTGAGGCTGGTGACCCGGCCGGGCGTCGTGGTGGACACCGACGCGCTGGTGACGAACTACGCCAAGATCAAGACGCGTCGGGCCGCCGTGTCCGGTGCCCCCGTGGTGTTGCGCGTCGAGGTCACCGGAGAGCTGAGTTTTGGGCAGGTCGAGGTGCGTCCGCCGCGACGCGGGTTCGGCCGGAAGGCGATGCGCGACTGA